From the Diospyros lotus cultivar Yz01 chromosome 13, ASM1463336v1, whole genome shotgun sequence genome, one window contains:
- the LOC127787869 gene encoding probably inactive leucine-rich repeat receptor-like protein kinase IMK2: protein MAQSRRYPFRNLLLLLFVRLLLFLVSSTSSASAQRWDGVVVTAADFQALRALKNEFVDLRGVLRSWNDSGYAACSGGWAGIKCVKGQVIAIQLPWRGLGGQISPKIGQLQALRKLSLHDNLLTGAVPYSLGLLPHLRGLYLFNNRLSGSIPPPIGNCPALQALDLSNNRLSGTIPPNLANSTRLYRLNLSFNSISGPIPASFTKSFSLSILALQHNNLSGSIPDSWEAFQLQTLTLDHNMLSGSIPSSLGKMGSLEVLSLSHNQIDGAIPNELGNLSKLQLLDLSDNSIDGGFPASLSNLHSLVSLSLADNRGLGNQIPDAINRLQNLSVLNLKNNHFNGHVPATIGNISSITQLDLSSNNFTGKIPTTLENLPSLSYFNVSYNNLSGSVPPLLSKRFNSSSFVGNLQLCGYDSSTACPSAPPQIPPSPSPESSTSTHHHRKLSTKDIILIAAGALLLVLLLLCCILLCSLIRKRTATKAKKGKASGQAADAAGGEKPAPAVGAESESGGEAGGKLVHFDGPFVFTADDLLCATAEIMGKSTYGTVYKAILEDGNEVAVKRLREKVAKGQKEFESEAVSLGKIRHPNILALRAYYLGPKGEKLLVYDYMPNGSLASFLHARGPETAVTWPTRMSIAMGITRGLCYLHSKENMAHGNLTSSNIALDEKANPKIADVGLSRLMTSAANTNVIATAGTLGYRAPELSKLKHASTKTDVYSLGVIILELLTGKSPSEATDGADLPQWVASIVKEEWTNEVFDVELMRDASNSGDELLNTLKLALHCVDPSPAARPEAQQVLQQLEEIKPELATASAEDDDATATEPAPKSD, encoded by the exons ATGGCTCAATCACGGCGATACCCATTTCGTAACCTCCTGCTGCTCTTGTTTGTTCGTCTGCTACTCTTCCTGGTCTCCAGTACTTCTTCTGCTTCAGCGCAGCGGTGGGATGGGGTGGTTGTCACCGCGGCGGATTTCCAAGCTCTCAGGGCCCTCAAGAACGAATTCGTTGATCTCAGAGGGGTTCTCAGGAGCTGGAACGACAGCGGCTACGCCGCTTGCTCCGGCGGCTGGGCCGGCATCAAGTGTGTCAAGGGGCAGGTCATCGCCATCCAGCTTCCCTGGCGAGGATTGGGCGGCCAAATCTCCCCCAAGATCGGCCAGCTTCAAGCTCTCCGGAAGCTCAGCCTCCACGACAATCTTCTCACCGGCGCTGTCCCCTATTCCCTCGGCCTCCTCCCGCATCTCCGGGGCCTTTATCTCTTCAACAACCGGCTGTCCGGCTCCATCCCTCCTCCCATCGGCAACTGCCCCGCTCTTCAGGCTCTTGATCTCAGCAACAACCGGCTTTCCGGCACAATCCCTCCCAATCTTGCAAACTCCACCAGGTTGTACAGACTCAACCTGAGCTTCAATTCCATCTCGGGTCCCATTCCGGCAAGTTTTACCAaatccttttctctttctatcCTCGCTCTCCAACACAACAACCTCTCCGGTTCCATCCCCGATTCCTGGGAAGCATTTCAACTTCAAACCTTGACGCTTGATCATAACATGCTCTCTGGAAGCATCCCATCTTCTTTGGGCAAGATGGGCAGCCTTGAAGTGCTTAGTTTGAGTCATAACCAGATTGATGGTGCCATACCAAATGAATTAGGCAATCTCTCAAAGCTTCAACTACTTGATTTATCGGATAACTCCATTGATGGGGGCTTTCCAGCCAGTTTATCCAACCTCCATTCCCTTGTTTCTTTGAGTCTAGCAGACAATCGTGGTCTGGGTAATCAAATCCCGGACGCCATTAACAGATTGCAGAATCTTTCAGTCCTAAACTTGAAGAACAACCATTTCAATGGCCATGTTCCGGCTACTATCGGGAATATCTCCAGCATCACCCAACTTGATTTGTCTAGTAACAATTTCACCGGAAAAATTCCAACTACACTTGAAAACTTACCCAGCCTCTCTTATTTCAATGTTTCCTACAATAATCTTTCGGGCTCTGTTCCACCTCTTCTTTCTAAAAGATTTAATTCGAGTTCGTTTGTGGGGAACTTGCAACTCTGTGGATACGATTCGTCAACTGCGTGCCCGTCTGCCCCGCCCCAAATTCCTCCATCTCCATCGCCGGAGAGTTCAACTTCAACGCATCACCACCGCAAACTGAGCACCAAGGACATAATCCTCATAGCAGCCGGGGCTCTCCTTCTGGTTCTACTGCTGCTGTGCTGTATTCTGCTCTGTTCCCTGATCAGAAAAAGAACAGCCACAAAAGCAAAGAAGGGCAAGGCATCGGGTCAGGCAGCGGATGCTGCAGGAGGCGAGAAGCCGGCGCCTGCAGTCGGGGCTGAAAGTGAATCGGGTGGCGAAGCAGGTGGAAAACTAGTCCATTTTGACGGTCCATTTGTGTTCACAGCTGACGATTTATTGTGCGCAACCGCGGAGATAATGGGGAAGAGCACTTATGGGACAGTGTACAAAGCAATACTGGAGGATGGCAATGAAGTTGCAGTGAAAAGGCTTCGAGAGAAGGTGGCCAAGGGGCAGAAGGAGTTTGAGAGTGAGGCTGTCTCACTTGGGAAGATTCGACATCCGAATATATTAGCTCTCAGAGCCTACTACTTGGGACCCAAGGGGGAGAAGCTTCTTGTCTATGACTACATGCCCAATGGCAGCCTTGCCTCCTTCCTCCATG CTCGAGGGCCTGAAACTGCGGTGACGTGGCCGACAAGGATGAGCATAGCCATGGGAATCACAAGAGGACTGTGTTACCTTCACAGCAAGGAGAACATGGCACACGGGAACCTCACATCGAGCAACATAGCACTCGACGAAAAAGCAAACCCAAAGATTGCAGATGTTGGTCTCTCGCGGCTGATGACTAGTGCTGCCAACACCAATGTGATAGCCACTGCAGGCACGCTTGGCTATCGAGCACCGGAGCTCTCAAAGCTGAAGCACGCCAGCACGAAGACCGACGTTTACAGCCTCGGGGTGATCATCCTGGAGCTGCTAACAGGGAAGTCCCCCAGCGAGGCAACGGATGGGGCTGATTTGCCTCAATGGGTGGCTTCAATTGTGAAGGAGGAGTGGACTAATGAAGTGTTCGATGTGGAGCTTATGAGGGATGCTTCCAATTCCGGCGACGAGTTGCTGAATACGTTGAAACTAGCCCTGCACTGTGTTGACCCCTCGCCGGCGGCCAGGCCAGAAGCTCAGCAGGTTCTCCAGCAGCTGGAGGAGATCAAGCCGGAGCTGGCGACCGCTTCTGCTGAGGATGATGATGCCACTGCTACAGAACCAGCACCAaaaagtgattaa
- the LOC127787850 gene encoding PRA1 family protein B4, with product MASSSPALLPISSSQPTSATSGGGSVQSQPPIATPAFRAFISHISDTVRNGLSQRRPWAELVDRSAFSKPESFSDASLRVRKNYSYFRVNYLCCLAVVLAVSLLTNPFALLLLVGLLAAWLFLYLFRPSDPPLVLFGRTFSERETLGLLIVSSVVVIFLTSVGSVLISALMVGMAIICAHGSFRVPEDLFLDEQEPAATGFLSFLGGATSNTVASAASAVAARV from the coding sequence ATGGCATCTTCTTCGCCGGCCCTCCTTCCGATCTCAAGTTCCCAGCCCACTTCCGCCACTTCTGGCGGCGGATCCGTCCAGTCCCAGCCTCCGATCGCCACCCCGGCCTTCCGCGCGTTCATCTCCCACATCTCCGACACCGTCCGCAACGGCCTCTCCCAACGCCGCCCCTGGGCCGAGCTCGTGGACCGCTCCGCCTTCTCCAAGCCGGAGTCCTTCTCCGACGCCTCCCTCCGCGTCCGCAAGAACTATTCCTACTTCCGCGTTAACTACCTCTGCTGCCTCGCCGTCGTCCTCGCCGTCTCCCTCCTCACCAACCCCTTCgccctcctcctcctcgtcgGCCTCCTTGCCGCCTGgctcttcctctacctcttccgCCCCTCTGATCCGCCCCTCGTCCTCTTTGGCCGCACCTTCTCCGAACGCGAAACCCTAGGCCTCCTGATTGTGTCCAGCGTCGTCGTGATCTTCCTCACCAGCGTCGGATCTGTCCTCATCTCCGCTCTCATGGTTGGTATGGCCATTATATGTGCCCACGGTTCTTTCAGGGTCCCGGAGGACCTCTTCCTAGACGAACAAGAACCTGCTGCCACCGGATTCCTCTCCTTCCTCGGCGGCGCCACCTCCAACACCGTGGCTTCTGCCGCATCCGCTGTTGCAGCTCGCGTCTAA